The following are from one region of the Theropithecus gelada isolate Dixy chromosome 6, Tgel_1.0, whole genome shotgun sequence genome:
- the SLC25A2 gene encoding mitochondrial ornithine transporter 2 yields the protein MKSGPGIQAAIDLTAGAAGGTACVLTGQPFDTIKVKMQTFPDLYKGLTDCFLKTYTQVGLRGFYKGTGPALMAYVAENSVLFMCYGFCQQFVRKVAGMDKQAKLSDLQTATAGSFASAFAALALCPTELVKCRLQTTYEMEMSGKIAKSHNTIWSVVKGILKKDGPLGFYHGLSSTLLQEVPGYFFYFGGYELSRSFFASGRSKDELGPVHLMLSGGVAGICLWLVVFPVDCIKSRIQVLSMYGKQAGFIGTLLSVVRNEGIVALYSGLKATMIRAIPANGALFVAYEYSRKMMMSQLEAY from the coding sequence ATGAAGTCCGGTCCTGGCATCCAAGCCGCCATCGACCTCACAGCGGGGGCCGCAGGGGGGACAGCGTGTGTACTGACCGGGCAGCCCTTCGACACAATAAAAGTGAAGATGCAGACGTTCCCCGACCTGTACAAGGGCCTCACCGACTGCTTCCTGAAGACGTACACCCAAGTGGGTCTCAGGGGCTTCTACAAGGGCACTGGCCCGGCACTTATGGCCTACGTTGCTGAAAACTCGGTCCTCTTCATGTGCTACGGGTTCTGCCAGCAGTTTGTCAGGAAAGTGGCTGGAATGGACAAGCAGGCAAAGCTGAGTGATCTCCAGACTGCAACCGCAGGGTCCTTCGCCTCTGCATTTGCTGCGCTGGCTCTCTGCCCCACTGAGCTTGTGAAGTGCCGGCTACAGACCACGTATGAAATGGAGATGTCAGGGAAGATAGCAAAAAGCCATAATACAATTTGGTCTGTCGTGAAGGGTATCCTTAAAAAGGATGGCCCCTTGGGCTTCTACCATGGACTCTCCAGTACTCTACTTCAAGAAGTACCGggttatttcttttactttggtGGCTATGAACTGAGCCGATCGTTTTTCGCATCAGGGAGATCAAAAGATGAACTAGGCCCTGTCCATTTGATGTTAAGTGGTGGAGTTGCTGGAATTTGCCTCTGGCTTGTCGTGTTCCCAGTGGATTGTATTAAATCCAGAATTCAAGTTCTTTCCATGTATGGAAAACAGGCAGGATTTATTGGTACTCTCTTAAGTGTTGTGAGAAATGAAGGAATAGTAGCCTTATATTCTGGACTGAAAGCTACTATGATTCGAGCAATCCCTGCCAATGGGG